A stretch of the Pseudomonas sp. ACM7 genome encodes the following:
- the yccS gene encoding YccS family putative transporter, producing the protein MSSTPFSQSLRRLWALDKFSYSVRVFIALTGSMALCWYKDEMGLLIPLFLGIIASALAETDDSWQGRLNALAVTLVCFSVAALSVELLFPYPVIFIIALALASFGLTMLGALGERYGAIASATLILSVYTMIGVDQRGGAVTDFWHEPVLLVAGAAWYGLLSVLWQAMFSNQPVQQSLARLFRELGYYLKLKSSLFEPIRQMDVEARRLELAQQNGRVVAALNAAKEIILHRVGNGRPGSKLSRYLKLYFLAQDIHERASSSHYPYNALADAFFHSDVMFRCQRLLRQQGKACRALAESIQMRQPFIYDASFAEALSDLHASLEHLRVQSNPAWRGLLRSLRALAANLGTLDRLLSDASNPDALADATDSSLLDRSPRSLKDVWIRLRTQLTPTSLLFRHALRLPLALSIGYGMVHLIHPSQGYWIILTTLFVCQPNYGATRRKLGQRIIGTAIGLTLAWALFDLFPNPLIQSCFAIAAGVVFFINRTTRYTLATAAITLMVLFCFNQVGDGYGLFLPRLFDTLLGSLIAGLAVFLFLPDWQGRRLNKVLANTLTCNSIYLRQIMQQYAVGKSDDLAYRLARRNAHNADAALSTTLANMLMEPGHFRKEADVGFRFLVLSHTLLSYLSGLGAHRETQLPPYVREHLIDGAGVRLAASIDEIAQGLASKLPIAIQSDEEEALANTLEQMPDEIDEGQRLVQTQLALICRQLGPLRTLAAHLIKETSED; encoded by the coding sequence ATGTCATCGACCCCGTTTAGTCAGTCTCTGCGTCGCCTCTGGGCGCTGGATAAATTCAGCTACAGCGTGCGAGTGTTCATCGCCCTGACCGGCAGCATGGCGCTGTGTTGGTACAAGGATGAAATGGGGCTGCTGATCCCGCTGTTCCTCGGGATCATCGCCAGCGCCCTGGCCGAGACCGACGACAGTTGGCAAGGCCGCCTTAACGCACTGGCCGTGACGCTGGTGTGCTTCAGCGTCGCCGCCCTCTCCGTCGAATTGCTCTTCCCCTACCCCGTTATTTTTATCATCGCCCTGGCCCTGGCCAGTTTCGGCCTGACCATGCTCGGCGCCTTGGGTGAACGCTATGGCGCGATTGCCTCCGCGACGCTGATCCTGTCGGTCTATACCATGATCGGCGTGGACCAGCGCGGCGGCGCAGTCACCGATTTCTGGCACGAGCCGGTGCTGCTGGTGGCCGGTGCAGCCTGGTACGGTTTGCTCTCGGTGCTGTGGCAGGCGATGTTTTCCAATCAGCCGGTGCAGCAAAGCCTGGCGCGGTTGTTCCGTGAGTTGGGTTACTACCTGAAGCTGAAGTCCTCGCTGTTCGAGCCGATCCGGCAGATGGACGTGGAAGCGCGTCGACTGGAACTGGCGCAGCAAAACGGCCGTGTCGTGGCAGCACTGAACGCCGCCAAAGAAATCATCCTGCACCGGGTCGGCAACGGTCGACCGGGCTCGAAACTCAGCCGTTACCTGAAGCTGTACTTCCTCGCTCAGGACATCCACGAGCGCGCCAGTTCCTCGCACTACCCTTACAACGCCTTGGCCGATGCCTTCTTTCACAGCGACGTGATGTTCCGCTGCCAGCGCCTGCTGCGCCAGCAAGGCAAGGCCTGCCGGGCGCTGGCCGAGTCGATCCAGATGCGCCAGCCGTTCATCTATGACGCCAGCTTCGCCGAAGCCCTGAGCGACCTGCACGCCTCTCTCGAACATTTGCGCGTTCAGAGCAACCCGGCGTGGCGCGGACTGTTGCGGTCGTTGCGGGCACTGGCGGCCAACCTCGGCACGCTCGATCGTTTGCTCAGCGACGCCAGCAATCCCGACGCCTTGGCCGATGCCACCGACAGCAGCCTGCTCGACCGTTCGCCGCGTAGCCTCAAAGATGTGTGGATTCGGTTACGCACGCAGCTGACACCGACTTCATTGCTGTTCCGTCACGCACTGCGTTTGCCCCTGGCCTTGAGCATCGGCTACGGGATGGTGCATTTGATCCACCCGTCTCAGGGTTACTGGATCATCCTCACCACGCTGTTTGTCTGCCAGCCAAACTACGGCGCCACCCGCCGCAAACTCGGCCAACGAATCATCGGCACCGCCATCGGCCTCACCCTTGCCTGGGCGTTGTTCGATCTGTTTCCGAATCCCTTGATCCAATCGTGCTTTGCGATCGCCGCCGGGGTGGTGTTCTTTATCAACCGCACCACCCGCTACACCTTGGCGACGGCCGCGATCACCTTGATGGTGCTGTTCTGCTTCAACCAGGTCGGGGATGGTTACGGGCTGTTCCTGCCGCGGTTGTTCGATACCTTGCTCGGCAGCCTGATCGCCGGGTTGGCGGTGTTCCTGTTCCTGCCGGACTGGCAGGGCCGACGCCTGAACAAAGTGCTGGCCAACACCCTGACCTGCAACAGCATTTACCTGCGCCAGATCATGCAGCAATACGCCGTCGGCAAAAGCGACGACCTGGCGTATCGCCTGGCCCGACGCAATGCGCACAACGCCGACGCGGCACTGTCGACGACGCTCGCCAACATGCTGATGGAGCCGGGGCATTTCCGTAAGGAGGCGGATGTCGGGTTCCGCTTCCTGGTGCTGTCGCACACCTTGCTCAGTTATTTGTCCGGACTGGGCGCACACCGGGAAACCCAGCTACCGCCCTACGTGCGCGAGCATTTGATCGACGGTGCCGGCGTGAGACTGGCCGCCAGCATCGATGAAATTGCCCAAGGGTTGGCGAGCAAACTGCCGATTGCGATTCAGAGCGATGAGGAAGAGGCACTGGCCAATACGCTTGAACAGATGCCGGACGAAATCGATGAAGGCCAACGGCTGGTGCAGACGCAGTTGGCGTTGATCTGCCGTCAGCTTGGGCCATTGCGGACGTTGGCGGCGCACCTCATCAAAGAAACGAGTGAGGATTGA
- a CDS encoding NAD(P)/FAD-dependent oxidoreductase, producing the protein MRSTEVVIIGAGAAGLMCALTAAGRGRKVMLLDHANKAGKKILMSGGGRCNFTNMYTEPSNFLSQNEHFCKSALARYTQWDFIGMVAKHGVPYHEKKLGQLFCDNKSSDILDMLLNECDQVGVSLHLDTSIQHIEKMESGYLLQTTLDQITCESLVIATGGLSIPTLGATGFGYQVAKQFGHDLLPTRAGLVPFTITDQLKELCTELSGTSVDCLVSCNEQSFRENILFTHRGLSGPAILQISSFWESGDTVEINLMPDHDVPSWLQQQQAERPNSELKTLLGEIFTKKMANLLADNWFASKPMKQYTHAEIADIAEKLASWKVVPAGTEGYRTAEVTLGGVDTNEVSSKTMESLKSPGLYFIGEVLDVTGHLGGFNFQWAWASGYAAAQYV; encoded by the coding sequence TTGCGCTCTACCGAAGTCGTGATCATTGGCGCTGGCGCCGCAGGTTTGATGTGTGCGCTGACTGCCGCCGGGCGCGGGCGCAAGGTGATGTTGCTCGACCATGCCAACAAGGCCGGCAAGAAAATCCTGATGTCGGGCGGTGGCCGCTGCAATTTCACCAACATGTACACCGAACCGAGCAATTTTCTCTCGCAGAACGAACACTTCTGCAAATCCGCCCTGGCCCGCTACACCCAGTGGGATTTCATCGGCATGGTCGCCAAACACGGCGTGCCGTACCACGAGAAAAAACTCGGCCAGTTGTTCTGCGATAACAAATCCAGCGACATTCTCGACATGCTGCTCAACGAGTGCGATCAGGTCGGCGTCAGCCTGCACCTGGACACCTCGATCCAGCACATCGAGAAAATGGAAAGCGGCTACCTGTTGCAAACCACCCTCGATCAGATCACCTGCGAATCGTTAGTGATCGCCACTGGCGGCTTGTCGATCCCGACGCTGGGTGCCACCGGTTTCGGCTATCAGGTGGCCAAGCAGTTCGGCCACGACTTGCTGCCGACCCGCGCCGGGCTGGTGCCGTTCACCATCACCGATCAGCTCAAGGAGCTTTGCACCGAACTGTCCGGTACGTCGGTGGATTGCCTGGTGAGCTGCAATGAGCAGAGTTTCCGCGAGAACATCCTGTTCACCCACCGCGGCCTCAGCGGTCCGGCGATTTTGCAGATTTCATCGTTCTGGGAATCCGGCGACACGGTAGAAATCAACCTGATGCCGGACCACGACGTACCGAGCTGGCTGCAACAGCAGCAAGCCGAACGCCCGAACAGCGAGCTGAAAACCCTGCTGGGGGAAATCTTCACCAAGAAGATGGCCAACCTGCTGGCGGATAACTGGTTCGCCTCCAAACCGATGAAGCAGTACACCCATGCAGAAATTGCCGACATCGCCGAAAAACTGGCGAGTTGGAAAGTGGTTCCGGCCGGCACTGAAGGTTATCGCACCGCTGAAGTGACCCTGGGCGGCGTCGATACCAACGAGGTGTCGTCCAAGACCATGGAATCGCTGAAAAGCCCTGGCTTGTATTTCATCGGCGAAGTGCTCGACGTCACCGGGCATCTGGGCGGTTTCAACTTCCAGTGGGCGTGGGCCTCCGGCTACGCCGCCGCGCAATACGTCTAA
- the dbpA gene encoding ATP-dependent RNA helicase DbpA: MTTIATAFNTLPLSAAMLANLDSLGYAQMTPIQAQSLPVILKGMDLIAQAKTGSGKTAAFGIGLLNPINPRFFGCQALVICPTRELADQVAKELRRLARAEDNIKILTLCGGVSFGPQIGSLEHGAHIIVGTPGRLQQHLRKGSLVLHGLNTLILDEADRMLDMGFYDSIEEIIAQCPERRQTLLFSATYPTGIKQLAAKFMRNPQIVKAEAFHDDTQIEQRFYEISPEERMDAVVKVLAHHRPASCVAFCFTKQQVQETVDHLTSKGISAVGLHGDLEQRDRDQVLAMFANRSTSVLVATDVAARGLDIDALDMVINVELARDSEIHIHRVGRTGRAGEKGIAISLVAPSEAHRAQAIEQLQNSPLSWDQLDNLKSQGGAPLLPVMSTLVIGAGRKDKVRPGDILGALTGDAGIPGAQVGKIAIFDFQAYVAVERGIAKQALQRLNDGKIKGRSLRVRIL; this comes from the coding sequence GTGACCACCATCGCCACCGCTTTTAATACTTTGCCGCTGTCCGCCGCCATGCTGGCTAACCTCGACTCCCTCGGTTATGCCCAGATGACGCCGATCCAGGCGCAAAGCTTGCCGGTGATCCTCAAGGGGATGGACCTGATCGCCCAGGCCAAGACCGGCAGCGGCAAGACCGCCGCCTTCGGTATCGGCCTGCTGAACCCGATCAATCCGCGCTTCTTCGGTTGCCAGGCGCTGGTCATCTGCCCGACTCGCGAACTGGCCGACCAGGTAGCCAAGGAACTCCGTCGTCTGGCCCGCGCCGAAGACAACATCAAGATCCTGACCCTGTGCGGCGGCGTGTCCTTCGGCCCACAGATCGGCTCTCTGGAGCACGGCGCGCACATCATCGTCGGCACCCCGGGCCGCCTTCAGCAGCATTTGCGCAAAGGTTCGCTGGTGCTCCATGGCCTGAACACGCTGATCCTCGACGAAGCCGACCGCATGCTCGACATGGGTTTCTACGACTCCATCGAAGAAATCATCGCCCAGTGCCCGGAGCGTCGCCAGACCCTGCTGTTCTCCGCCACGTACCCGACGGGCATCAAGCAGTTGGCCGCGAAGTTCATGCGCAACCCTCAGATCGTGAAGGCCGAGGCGTTCCACGACGACACGCAGATCGAGCAGCGTTTCTACGAGATTTCCCCGGAAGAGCGCATGGACGCCGTGGTCAAAGTCCTAGCGCATCATCGTCCGGCATCCTGTGTCGCCTTCTGCTTCACCAAGCAGCAGGTTCAGGAAACCGTCGATCACCTGACCTCCAAAGGCATCTCCGCCGTCGGCCTGCATGGCGATCTGGAACAGCGTGACCGTGACCAGGTGCTGGCCATGTTCGCCAACCGCAGCACCTCGGTGCTGGTCGCCACTGACGTCGCCGCTCGCGGTCTGGACATCGATGCGCTGGACATGGTGATCAACGTCGAACTGGCCCGTGATTCGGAAATCCACATCCACCGTGTTGGCCGTACGGGCCGCGCTGGTGAGAAAGGTATTGCGATCAGCCTGGTCGCACCGTCCGAAGCCCACCGCGCCCAAGCCATCGAGCAACTGCAGAACTCGCCGTTGAGCTGGGATCAGCTGGACAACCTCAAATCCCAGGGCGGCGCTCCGCTGCTGCCGGTGATGAGTACGCTGGTCATCGGCGCTGGCCGTAAAGACAAGGTTCGTCCGGGCGACATTCTTGGCGCATTGACCGGTGATGCTGGCATTCCCGGCGCTCAGGTTGGCAAGATCGCGATTTTCGACTTCCAGGCCTATGTGGCGGTGGAACGCGGGATCGCCAAGCAAGCGTTGCAGCGTCTGAATGACGGCAAGATCAAAGGCCGTTCGCTGCGCGTGCGGATTTTGTAA
- the mdtD gene encoding multidrug transporter subunit MdtD, with translation MPNRPPLDAVTARWVPWVVAIAFFMQSLDGTILNTALPAMARDLAEDPLRMQGVIIAYMLTVALLIPASGWIADRFGTRKIFFGAILLFSLGSLLCALSSTLSMLIGARVIQGLGGALMLPVGRLVVLRAYPRSDLVRIMGFITIPGLLGPLIGPTMGGWMVEYLTWHWIFLINLPVGAVGCYAVWKFIPDLRGTERTRFDSLGFLLFGAAMVLITIAMEGLGELHLPHLRVMLLLFGGMACLAAYWLRAGHIENPLFAPSLFKTRTFAVGILGNLFARLGSGALPFLVPLLLQVALGYSPSQAGMSMLPLAAAAMVAKSVARPLIERLGYRIVLTGNTLALGLMLASMGLVGAQTPYWLLLVMLSILGAINSLQFTAMNTVTLIDLDDASASSGNSLLSVVAQLSLSLGVACAGALLGGFTAEIGNDGVDTVLGAFQLTFVTVGIMAMLAATIFSQLSPKDGRRMVSREHDIEH, from the coding sequence ATGCCCAACCGCCCGCCTCTCGACGCTGTCACCGCCCGCTGGGTGCCGTGGGTCGTCGCCATCGCGTTCTTCATGCAATCCCTCGACGGGACCATCCTCAACACCGCCCTGCCCGCCATGGCCCGCGACTTGGCCGAAGACCCGCTGCGCATGCAGGGCGTGATCATCGCCTACATGCTCACCGTCGCCTTGCTGATCCCTGCCTCAGGCTGGATCGCCGACCGTTTCGGCACTAGGAAAATCTTCTTCGGCGCGATTCTGCTGTTCAGCCTCGGCTCGTTGCTCTGCGCACTGTCGAGCACCCTGAGCATGCTGATTGGCGCACGGGTGATTCAGGGCCTGGGCGGCGCGCTGATGTTGCCGGTCGGGCGGTTGGTGGTGCTGCGTGCCTACCCGCGCTCGGATCTGGTGCGGATCATGGGCTTCATCACCATTCCCGGCCTGCTCGGCCCGTTGATCGGCCCGACCATGGGCGGCTGGATGGTGGAATACCTGACCTGGCACTGGATCTTCCTGATCAACCTGCCGGTCGGCGCTGTCGGTTGCTACGCCGTGTGGAAATTCATCCCCGACCTGCGCGGCACTGAACGCACCCGCTTCGATAGCCTGGGCTTTTTGCTGTTTGGTGCGGCGATGGTGCTGATCACCATCGCCATGGAAGGCCTCGGCGAACTGCACCTGCCGCACTTGCGCGTGATGTTGCTGCTGTTCGGCGGCATGGCGTGTCTGGCGGCGTATTGGTTGCGGGCCGGGCACATCGAAAACCCGTTGTTCGCGCCGTCACTGTTCAAGACCCGGACGTTTGCCGTGGGCATCCTCGGCAACCTGTTCGCCCGACTGGGCAGCGGCGCCCTGCCGTTTCTCGTGCCGTTGCTGCTGCAAGTGGCGCTGGGTTACTCGCCGTCCCAGGCCGGGATGAGCATGCTGCCGCTGGCGGCGGCAGCGATGGTTGCCAAGTCGGTGGCGCGACCGCTGATCGAACGCTTGGGCTATCGCATCGTGCTGACCGGCAACACGTTGGCGCTGGGGTTGATGCTGGCGAGCATGGGGCTGGTCGGCGCACAAACGCCGTACTGGTTGCTGTTGGTGATGCTATCGATTCTGGGGGCGATCAACTCGCTGCAGTTCACCGCCATGAACACCGTAACCCTGATCGACCTCGACGACGCCAGCGCCAGCAGCGGCAACAGCCTACTGTCGGTGGTCGCGCAATTGTCCCTGAGCCTCGGGGTTGCCTGCGCCGGCGCCTTGCTCGGCGGCTTTACCGCAGAGATCGGCAACGACGGTGTGGACACGGTGCTGGGCGCGTTCCAGCTGACCTTTGTAACGGTCGGAATCATGGCGATGCTGGCTGCGACGATCTTCTCCCAGCTTTCACCAAAGGATGGCCGACGGATGGTCAGCCGCGAGCACGATATAGAGCACTGA
- a CDS encoding TldD/PmbA family protein, translating into MSTSKSQADAFKALVNWLRDAIREPEQFTLSYAAESSAFVRFNHAKVRQAGQVQQASVGFKLINEGRHADLNITLSGDAAVDVQRLAEGLQQLRETLPLLPQDPYLLLNHNGWQSKNVQDHPLPDTEQVVAEITQAAKGLDLVGFYAAGPISRGFASSSGAFGWHQANSFNFDFSLFHDNGQAVKASYAGHDWNSEGFAKRFAQAREQLAFLGRPQHTLAPGQYRAYLAPAALGEIMDMLGWGGFSAQSIASKNSPLQKLYAGDSAFSPLVSVDEKVSGSLSPAFSGEGYPRSDLGLIVNGKAGAQMVSSRSAAEYGLTANGASGGEMPSAVNMAAGTLPDAEILKQLGTGLYISNLWYLNYSDQPAARLTGMTRFATFWVENGEIQAPVSTMRFDDSAYSLLGSQLEALTEERELMLSASTYSQRATASALLPGALVSRLTLTL; encoded by the coding sequence ATGAGCACGTCGAAAAGTCAGGCCGATGCGTTCAAGGCCTTGGTCAATTGGCTGCGCGATGCGATTCGCGAGCCGGAGCAATTCACTCTAAGTTACGCCGCCGAATCCTCGGCCTTCGTGCGCTTCAACCACGCCAAGGTTCGTCAGGCGGGCCAGGTGCAGCAGGCGAGCGTCGGTTTCAAACTGATCAACGAGGGGCGCCACGCCGACTTGAACATCACGCTTTCCGGTGATGCCGCAGTCGATGTGCAGCGTCTGGCCGAAGGTCTGCAACAGTTGCGCGAAACCTTGCCGCTGCTGCCGCAGGATCCGTACCTGTTGCTCAACCACAACGGCTGGCAGAGCAAGAACGTTCAGGATCACCCGCTGCCGGACACCGAGCAAGTGGTCGCTGAAATCACCCAGGCCGCCAAAGGGCTGGATCTGGTCGGCTTCTACGCCGCCGGCCCGATCAGTCGCGGTTTCGCCAGTTCTTCGGGTGCGTTCGGTTGGCACCAGGCCAACAGCTTCAACTTCGACTTCAGCCTGTTCCATGACAACGGCCAGGCGGTGAAAGCCAGTTACGCCGGGCACGACTGGAACAGCGAAGGGTTTGCCAAGCGCTTTGCGCAAGCACGCGAGCAGTTGGCGTTTCTCGGCAGACCGCAACACACCCTGGCGCCGGGTCAGTACCGCGCCTATCTGGCGCCGGCAGCCCTGGGAGAAATCATGGACATGCTGGGCTGGGGCGGCTTCTCGGCGCAGTCGATTGCCAGCAAAAACAGTCCGTTGCAGAAGCTTTACGCGGGCGACAGTGCGTTCAGCCCGTTGGTATCGGTCGATGAAAAGGTCAGCGGTTCGTTGAGCCCGGCATTCTCCGGCGAAGGTTATCCGCGCAGCGATCTGGGGTTGATCGTCAACGGCAAGGCCGGCGCGCAGATGGTCAGTTCACGCAGTGCGGCCGAGTACGGCCTGACCGCCAACGGCGCCAGCGGCGGTGAAATGCCAAGCGCAGTGAACATGGCCGCCGGCACGTTGCCTGACGCAGAGATTCTCAAGCAACTGGGCACTGGCTTGTACATCAGCAACCTGTGGTACCTGAACTACTCCGATCAGCCGGCGGCACGCCTGACCGGCATGACGCGGTTTGCGACCTTCTGGGTCGAGAACGGCGAGATTCAGGCGCCGGTGAGCACCATGCGGTTCGATGACAGTGCTTACAGTTTGTTGGGTTCGCAGCTGGAGGCTTTGACCGAGGAGCGTGAGCTGATGTTGTCGGCCAGCACCTACAGCCAGCGGGCCACGGCCTCGGCGTTGTTGCCGGGGGCGCTCGTGAGCCGATTGACCCTGACCCTGTAA
- a CDS encoding TldD/PmbA family protein, protein MFDFHPQLKQRFAALRTGAEFFSLRYVRESGQYLSVRKNVAEPPSLSRDEGAMLTVRVNGVEAYAATNDLSQSGLQAALERAEQQARRLKPHALLDLREQAVSSDRADYFSPNLDQPFPSLSDCYQLLGAESAAVPKDERLVNWEVSIGITNVEQIYLNSAGAELRQAQRFVYPSLQVTAYDGNDSQTRTLGRENFGQQGGFDVISRCGLVGAGPTVADQALQLLLAPNTPQGPRDLLLMPDQMMLQIHESIGHPLELDRILGDERNYAGTSFVKAEDFGSLQYGSKLLNVTFDPDIPEQLASYGHDDDGTAASKQFLIKEGLLLRPLGGALSQFRAGMEGVANSRACGWNRPPIDRMANLNIEPGDQPLEQLIGNIEHGVMMSTNRSWSIDDARNKFQFGCEWAQLIENGELKGVVKNPNYRAISAQFWKSLSAVGDANSVKVLGTPNCGKGEPNQVIRVGHASPACVFSNVDVFGGDA, encoded by the coding sequence ATGTTCGATTTCCACCCCCAGCTCAAGCAGCGCTTCGCTGCCTTGCGCACGGGCGCTGAATTCTTTTCGCTGCGTTATGTGCGCGAGTCCGGTCAGTACCTGTCGGTGCGCAAGAATGTCGCTGAACCTCCCAGCCTGAGCCGTGACGAAGGCGCGATGCTGACCGTTCGGGTCAACGGCGTCGAAGCCTACGCCGCGACCAACGACCTTTCCCAATCCGGCCTGCAAGCCGCGCTGGAGCGAGCCGAGCAACAAGCCCGCCGACTCAAGCCCCACGCTCTGCTCGACCTGCGCGAGCAAGCCGTCTCCAGCGACCGCGCCGACTACTTTTCGCCGAACCTCGACCAGCCCTTCCCGTCCCTGAGCGATTGCTACCAACTGCTCGGTGCCGAATCCGCCGCCGTGCCCAAGGATGAGCGACTGGTGAACTGGGAAGTGAGCATCGGCATCACCAATGTCGAACAGATCTACCTCAACAGCGCCGGCGCCGAACTGCGCCAGGCCCAGCGGTTCGTCTACCCGAGCCTGCAAGTCACCGCCTACGACGGCAACGACAGCCAGACCCGTACCCTGGGCCGCGAAAATTTCGGCCAACAAGGCGGCTTTGATGTGATCAGCCGCTGCGGCCTGGTCGGTGCAGGCCCGACAGTCGCCGATCAGGCGCTGCAATTGCTGCTGGCGCCGAACACCCCGCAAGGCCCGCGCGACCTGTTGTTGATGCCGGACCAAATGATGCTGCAGATCCACGAATCCATCGGTCACCCGTTGGAGCTGGACCGCATCCTCGGCGACGAACGCAATTACGCCGGCACCAGCTTCGTCAAGGCAGAAGACTTCGGCAGCCTGCAATACGGCTCCAAACTGCTGAACGTGACCTTCGACCCGGACATTCCCGAACAACTCGCCAGTTACGGCCATGACGACGACGGCACGGCTGCCAGCAAGCAATTTTTGATCAAGGAAGGTTTGCTGCTGCGTCCACTGGGCGGCGCGCTGTCGCAATTCCGTGCCGGCATGGAAGGCGTCGCCAACAGCCGCGCTTGCGGCTGGAACCGCCCGCCAATCGACCGCATGGCCAACCTGAACATCGAGCCCGGCGATCAACCGCTGGAGCAACTGATCGGCAACATCGAACACGGCGTCATGATGTCGACCAATCGATCGTGGTCCATCGACGATGCGCGCAACAAATTCCAGTTCGGCTGCGAATGGGCTCAGTTGATCGAAAACGGCGAACTCAAAGGCGTGGTGAAGAACCCCAACTACCGGGCGATTTCCGCTCAGTTCTGGAAAAGCCTCAGCGCCGTTGGCGATGCCAACTCCGTCAAGGTCCTGGGCACACCGAACTGCGGCAAGGGCGAACCGAACCAGGTGATCCGCGTCGGCCATGCGTCGCCGGCCTGCGTGTTCAGCAACGTTGATGTGTTTGGGGGGGATGCCTGA
- the betA gene encoding choline dehydrogenase: MSQEFDYIIIGAGSAGNTLATRLTEDEGVTVLLLEAGGPDYRLDFRTQMPAALAFPLQGRRYNWGYETDPEPHMDGRRMECGRGKGLGGSSLINGMCYIRGNAMDYDNWAKLPGLEDWDYLNCLPYFRKAETRDIGANDYHGGEGPVSVTTPKAGNNPLFHAMVEAGVQAGYPRTEDLNGYQQEGFGPMDRTVTPNGRRASTARGYLDIAKKRSTLTIVTHALTDKILFEGKRAVGVRYLIGAAEERVEARARKEVLLCSGAIASPQILQRSGVGPAELLKKLDIPVVHDLPGVGENLQDHLELYLQYACTQPVSLYPSLLWYNQPAIGAEWLFNGTGIGASNQFEAGGFIRTRPEFDWPNIQYHFLPVAINYNGSNGVKEHGFQAHMGSMRSPSRGRIQAKSKDPREYPSILFNYMATEQDWQEFRDGIRLTREIMQQPALDAFRGREISPGIDVQTDEQLDQFIREHAETAFHPSCSCKMGTDEMAVVDAEGRVHGMQSLRVVDASIMPIITTGNLNAPTIMIAEKIADKIRGRKPLPRSKAAYFVAGDAPVRGKPLRDVSPTAQ, translated from the coding sequence ATGTCCCAAGAATTCGATTACATCATCATCGGTGCCGGCTCGGCCGGTAACACCCTGGCGACCCGTCTGACTGAAGACGAAGGCGTCACCGTCCTGCTGCTCGAAGCAGGCGGCCCGGACTACCGTTTAGACTTCCGCACGCAAATGCCGGCTGCTTTGGCGTTCCCGCTGCAAGGTCGTCGCTACAACTGGGGCTACGAAACCGATCCAGAACCACACATGGACGGTCGCCGGATGGAATGCGGTCGCGGCAAGGGCCTGGGTGGTTCTTCGCTGATCAACGGCATGTGCTACATCCGCGGCAACGCGATGGACTACGACAACTGGGCCAAACTGCCAGGTCTTGAAGACTGGGATTACCTGAACTGCCTGCCGTATTTCCGCAAGGCTGAAACCCGTGACATCGGCGCGAACGACTACCACGGTGGCGAAGGTCCGGTCAGCGTGACCACGCCGAAAGCCGGCAACAACCCGCTGTTCCACGCGATGGTTGAAGCCGGCGTGCAAGCCGGTTACCCGCGCACCGAAGACCTCAACGGTTACCAGCAGGAAGGTTTCGGTCCGATGGACCGCACCGTGACGCCGAACGGCCGTCGCGCCAGCACCGCTCGCGGTTACCTGGACATCGCCAAGAAGCGCTCGACCCTGACCATCGTCACCCACGCCCTGACCGACAAGATTCTGTTCGAAGGCAAGCGTGCGGTCGGCGTGCGTTACTTGATCGGCGCCGCTGAAGAGCGCGTTGAAGCCCGCGCCCGCAAAGAAGTGCTGCTGTGCTCCGGCGCCATCGCTTCGCCGCAGATTCTGCAGCGTTCCGGCGTCGGCCCGGCCGAGCTGCTGAAAAAACTCGACATCCCGGTGGTCCACGACCTGCCGGGCGTGGGTGAAAACCTGCAGGATCACCTCGAGCTGTACCTGCAATACGCGTGCACCCAACCGGTCTCGCTGTACCCGTCGCTGCTCTGGTACAACCAGCCGGCCATCGGAGCCGAGTGGCTGTTCAACGGCACCGGTATCGGCGCCAGCAACCAGTTCGAAGCCGGCGGTTTCATCCGTACCCGTCCAGAATTCGATTGGCCGAACATCCAGTACCACTTCCTGCCGGTCGCAATTAACTACAACGGCAGCAACGGTGTGAAAGAGCACGGTTTCCAGGCGCACATGGGTTCCATGCGTTCGCCGAGCCGTGGTCGCATTCAGGCCAAGTCCAAGGATCCGCGCGAGTACCCGAGCATCCTGTTCAACTACATGGCCACCGAGCAGGACTGGCAGGAATTCCGTGACGGCATCCGCCTGACCCGTGAAATCATGCAACAGCCTGCACTGGACGCGTTCCGTGGCCGCGAAATCAGCCCGGGCATCGACGTGCAAACCGATGAACAGCTCGACCAGTTCATCCGCGAACACGCCGAAACCGCGTTCCACCCGTCCTGCTCGTGCAAGATGGGCACCGACGAAATGGCGGTGGTTGACGCTGAAGGTCGTGTGCACGGCATGCAGAGCCTGCGTGTGGTCGATGCCTCGATCATGCCGATCATCACCACCGGCAACCTGAATGCGCCGACGATCATGATCGCCGAGAAAATCGCCGACAAGATCCGTGGCCGCAAGCCATTGCCGCGTAGCAAGGCCGCCTACTTCGTGGCCGGCGATGCGCCAGTGCGTGGCAAGCCGTTGCGTGATGTGAGTCCTACCGCGCAGTAA